The proteins below come from a single Chrysoperla carnea chromosome 1, inChrCarn1.1, whole genome shotgun sequence genomic window:
- the LOC123305221 gene encoding queuosine salvage protein isoform X3, which yields MFYLISTMLKNDDILKSNFCEESLHPKPNEPWTIDWIFVIDTLNFCFWTPKNELNGKSEWTVNGYVGYFALCAAINRAMEENIDILNPNYYSKITEEQLSYILRPDENCATVPLLKERTNCLHEVGTILMQEFNSTFKTCLEMANGSAMKLLEIIVTNFECFRDESQFNGYQISFYKRAQILVADIWSCFYLNCSEDNFLSKLVNFYDIDQITMFADYRVPQILNYFNVLEYSPELLNTLNEKQILMPGSNLEIEIRGCSIEAIEQLKNWLKTEKPDIVINSILLDQYLWDLRRKINHKLQEVPFHQVISIYY from the exons atgttttat ctTATATCGACCATGTTAAAAAATGatgatatattaaaatcaaatttttgtgagGAATCGCTACATCCTAAACCAAATGAACCATGGACAATTGATTGGATATTTGTAAttgatactttaaatttttgcttttgGACACCAAAAAATGAACTAAATGGCAAATCAGAATGGACTGTTAATGGTTATGTTGGATATTTTGCACTATGTGCTGCTATTAATCGGGCAATGGAG gaaaatattgatattttgaatccgaattattattccaaaattactgAAGAAcaattatcttatattttaagACCAGATGAAAATTGTGCAACAGTTCCTCTTCTCAAAGAACGAACAAATTGTTTACACGAAGTAGGAACAATTTTGATGCAAGAATTCAATTCAACTTTTAAAACTTGTTTAGAAATGGCTAATGGTTCAGCTATGAAATTACTGGAAATCATTGTAACAAACTTCGAGTGTTTTCGGGATGAAAGTCAGTTTAACGGCTACCAAATATCATTCTATAAACGCGCTCAAATTTTAGTAGCTGATATTTGgtcatgtttttatttgaattgtagcgaagataattttttatcaaaattagtcaaTTTCTATGACATTGATCAAATAACAATGTTTGCAGATTATCGTGTTccacaaattttgaattattttaatgttctcGAATATTCACCAGAACTTCTAAACACTTTAAATGAAAAGCAAATATTAATGCCGGGTAGTAATTTGGAAATAGAAATTCGTGGATGTAGTATCGAAGCTATTgagcaattaaaaaattggcttaaaacagaaaaaccagatattgttattaattctaTACTACTCGATCAATATTTGTGGGATTTACGTaggaaaattaatcataaattacagGAAGTTCCATTCCATCAAGTTATTagcatatattattaa
- the LOC123305221 gene encoding queuosine salvage protein isoform X1 — protein sequence MVLYPKETGQFISKHSKNVKISPDGIQQLGKMLISTMLKNDDILKSNFCEESLHPKPNEPWTIDWIFVIDTLNFCFWTPKNELNGKSEWTVNGYVGYFALCAAINRAMEENIDILNPNYYSKITEEQLSYILRPDENCATVPLLKERTNCLHEVGTILMQEFNSTFKTCLEMANGSAMKLLEIIVTNFECFRDESQFNGYQISFYKRAQILVADIWSCFYLNCSEDNFLSKLVNFYDIDQITMFADYRVPQILNYFNVLEYSPELLNTLNEKQILMPGSNLEIEIRGCSIEAIEQLKNWLKTEKPDIVINSILLDQYLWDLRRKINHKLQEVPFHQVISIYY from the exons atggttttataTCCAAAGGAAACAGGacaattcatttcaaaacattcaaaaaatgttaaaatatcacCAGACGGAATTCAACAATTGGGAAAAATG ctTATATCGACCATGTTAAAAAATGatgatatattaaaatcaaatttttgtgagGAATCGCTACATCCTAAACCAAATGAACCATGGACAATTGATTGGATATTTGTAAttgatactttaaatttttgcttttgGACACCAAAAAATGAACTAAATGGCAAATCAGAATGGACTGTTAATGGTTATGTTGGATATTTTGCACTATGTGCTGCTATTAATCGGGCAATGGAG gaaaatattgatattttgaatccgaattattattccaaaattactgAAGAAcaattatcttatattttaagACCAGATGAAAATTGTGCAACAGTTCCTCTTCTCAAAGAACGAACAAATTGTTTACACGAAGTAGGAACAATTTTGATGCAAGAATTCAATTCAACTTTTAAAACTTGTTTAGAAATGGCTAATGGTTCAGCTATGAAATTACTGGAAATCATTGTAACAAACTTCGAGTGTTTTCGGGATGAAAGTCAGTTTAACGGCTACCAAATATCATTCTATAAACGCGCTCAAATTTTAGTAGCTGATATTTGgtcatgtttttatttgaattgtagcgaagataattttttatcaaaattagtcaaTTTCTATGACATTGATCAAATAACAATGTTTGCAGATTATCGTGTTccacaaattttgaattattttaatgttctcGAATATTCACCAGAACTTCTAAACACTTTAAATGAAAAGCAAATATTAATGCCGGGTAGTAATTTGGAAATAGAAATTCGTGGATGTAGTATCGAAGCTATTgagcaattaaaaaattggcttaaaacagaaaaaccagatattgttattaattctaTACTACTCGATCAATATTTGTGGGATTTACGTaggaaaattaatcataaattacagGAAGTTCCATTCCATCAAGTTATTagcatatattattaa
- the LOC123291807 gene encoding RUN domain-containing protein 1, with the protein MAEIQSEHTEQTSDGFELISDEHPTGERWDPLGGNDIDNEVENITQSFSSLCSSQCFPLERLRALEEEQEVLNASLLQLTTHFAQVQFRLRQVVDAPLSEKEHLLKSLEEFAFRGVTDSTTSTPKKLSHDAQFDRLAQRHKQLELIEQLKSQLTELENFTFKSKDEETATPEFFLEKQRVLIDELKHKINADNRSDGDGASTAITPLKMKEQLINQFKTQIADLERFIQFLQEGTQTSSTQCTCSCPVHGVHNTLNCHHSSSSKPRSMHDDEVKSRTIGIMKKAATLLQMFIVMQFGCGPNEHFRRNDLKTCYNHWGDLRARLELAVARIEELCQNQSNDDHQSSQNEYFSDHDDSKNRLVTAVRKQLAPSICDLLQHGLIEQFERTSVVPVMMCFAARQAEETPRKMHPWQLILQYYELKNGQRYNTTPARKLSQSFNLELADSHSVSHKQNLLFTIGSIIATHSQYKRSYDAHFKAFICAALNSNKLVIWLSLILQCKHLILNHYHTWSYIMKTGFNDSLQSLDRLTQYKFDLPVDLAVRHFQNIKDLQ; encoded by the exons atggcCGAGATTCAATCTGAACACACGGAGCAAACTTCAGATGGGTTTGAATTAATAAGTGATGAGCATCCAACAGGTGAACGGTGGGATCCTTTAGGGGGAAACGATATCGATAACGAAGTAGAAAATATAACACAAAGTTTCTCATCATTATGTTCCTCTCAATGTTTTCCTTTAGAAAGGTTACGAGCTTTAGAAGAAGAACAAGAAGTATTAAATGCATCGTTATTACAATTAACTACACATTTTGCGCAAGTTCAATTTCGATTGCGTCAAGTAGTTGACGCACCCTTGTCGGAAAAAGAACATTTACTAAAATCATTAGAAGAATTTGCATTTCGTGGTGTTACTGATTCAACTACATCAACCCCGAAGAAATTAAGTCACGATGCTCAATTCGATCGGCTTGCACAACGGCATAAACAATTAGAGTTAATTGAACAATTAAAATCACAGTTAACtgaattagaaaatttcacGTTTAAATCCAAAGATGAGGAAACTGCAACGCCAGAattctttttagaaaaacagCGTGTAttaatcgatgaattaaaacataaaattaatgctGATAATCGATCAGACGGGGATGGCGCATCGACGGCAATCACACCCTTAAAAATGAAAGAACAACtaatcaatcaatttaaaacGCAAATTGCTGATTTAGAacgatttattcaatttttacaagAAGGTACTCAAACTTCTAGCACACAGTGTACATGTTCGTGTCCTGTCCATGGCGTTCATAACACATTAAATTGCCACCATTCATCTTCATCCAAACCGCGAAGTATGCACGATGACGAAGTCAAAAGCCGTACAATTGGTATTATGAAGAAAGCTGCAACTTTGTTACAAATGTTTATTGTCATGCAATTTGGTTGTGGTCCAAATGAACATTTCCGtcgaaatgatttaaaaacgtGCTACAATCATTGGGGTGATTTGAGAGCACGTTTAGAATTAGCGGTTGCAAGAATTGAGGAATTATGTCAAAATCAATCTAACGATGACCACCAATCAtctcaaaatgaatattttagtgATCATGACGATTCAAAAAATCGGTTAGTTACAGCAGTTCGGAAACAATTAGCTCCATCTATATGCGATCTCCTTCAACATGGTTTAATTGAACAATTCGAGCGAACTAGTGTTGTACCGGTTATGATGTGTTTTGCAGCACGGCAAGCTGAAGAAACTCCACGAAAAATGCATCCATGGcaattaatattacaatattatgaattaaagaATGGACAACGATATAATACAACACCAGCGCGTAAATTAtcacaaagttttaatttagaattagCAGACAGTCATAGCGTATCACATAAACAGAATTTACTATTTACAATTGGTTCAATAATTGCCACACATAGTCAATATAAACGCAGTTACGATGCACATTTTAAGGCATTCATATGTGCGGCATTAAATTCGAATAAATTAGTTATATGGCTTAGTTTAATTTTACAgtgtaaacatttaattttaaatcattatcacACATGGAGTTATATTATGAAAACTGGATTTAATGATAGTTTACAATCCTTAGATAGattaacacaatataaatttgatttaccGGTTGATTTGGCTGTacgacattttcaaaatatcaaagat tTACAATGA
- the LOC123305221 gene encoding queuosine salvage protein isoform X2: MQIVLILHIVKLISTMLKNDDILKSNFCEESLHPKPNEPWTIDWIFVIDTLNFCFWTPKNELNGKSEWTVNGYVGYFALCAAINRAMEENIDILNPNYYSKITEEQLSYILRPDENCATVPLLKERTNCLHEVGTILMQEFNSTFKTCLEMANGSAMKLLEIIVTNFECFRDESQFNGYQISFYKRAQILVADIWSCFYLNCSEDNFLSKLVNFYDIDQITMFADYRVPQILNYFNVLEYSPELLNTLNEKQILMPGSNLEIEIRGCSIEAIEQLKNWLKTEKPDIVINSILLDQYLWDLRRKINHKLQEVPFHQVISIYY, translated from the exons ATGCAAATTGTGCTTATTTTGCATATAGTTAAA ctTATATCGACCATGTTAAAAAATGatgatatattaaaatcaaatttttgtgagGAATCGCTACATCCTAAACCAAATGAACCATGGACAATTGATTGGATATTTGTAAttgatactttaaatttttgcttttgGACACCAAAAAATGAACTAAATGGCAAATCAGAATGGACTGTTAATGGTTATGTTGGATATTTTGCACTATGTGCTGCTATTAATCGGGCAATGGAG gaaaatattgatattttgaatccgaattattattccaaaattactgAAGAAcaattatcttatattttaagACCAGATGAAAATTGTGCAACAGTTCCTCTTCTCAAAGAACGAACAAATTGTTTACACGAAGTAGGAACAATTTTGATGCAAGAATTCAATTCAACTTTTAAAACTTGTTTAGAAATGGCTAATGGTTCAGCTATGAAATTACTGGAAATCATTGTAACAAACTTCGAGTGTTTTCGGGATGAAAGTCAGTTTAACGGCTACCAAATATCATTCTATAAACGCGCTCAAATTTTAGTAGCTGATATTTGgtcatgtttttatttgaattgtagcgaagataattttttatcaaaattagtcaaTTTCTATGACATTGATCAAATAACAATGTTTGCAGATTATCGTGTTccacaaattttgaattattttaatgttctcGAATATTCACCAGAACTTCTAAACACTTTAAATGAAAAGCAAATATTAATGCCGGGTAGTAATTTGGAAATAGAAATTCGTGGATGTAGTATCGAAGCTATTgagcaattaaaaaattggcttaaaacagaaaaaccagatattgttattaattctaTACTACTCGATCAATATTTGTGGGATTTACGTaggaaaattaatcataaattacagGAAGTTCCATTCCATCAAGTTATTagcatatattattaa
- the LOC123291817 gene encoding ATR-interacting protein mus304 encodes MSKRLGGSNFFKSNEVKKPRIEIEQPAVKNPSPNDDVWGEDFDEDILTQLEQSQSMCLPSYSEFQKKDQIITSTFKHDFAIPSTSKTISSSKNLPANKPSIANIPQKSTNNFIFQSNSHLTFKRNSSIENLNSTQTIICNNEAKNVSNDLLKEIERLKDENKKLSEKFITKEGEVTILRNQLKQTQKTIDTIRIEKMQSLEKQKIEWSEKISALNTNLNSAKSELEIKNLEVMTLTNRCRSLESATVKKINILSQSQADNGYRQNDDFSSRFNASFTGNSNIRRHISLSTKSIQTQNIMKVSRTDMFTFYPLRKEIPEDIFRLHPNIRILNDNNNVNIQSSKEDHEVGK; translated from the exons ATGTCGAAGAGACTTGgaggttcaaatttttttaaatcaaatgaagTTAAAAAACCTAGAATTGAAATAGAACAACCTGCTGTTAAAAATCCTAGTCCAAATGACGATGTTTGGGGTGAAGATTTTGATGAAGATATTTTGACacaa TTAGAACAAAGTCAATCAATGTGCTTACCGTCGTATAGTGAATTCCAGAAAAAAGATCAAATAATAACATCCACATTTAAACATGATTTCGCTATTCCAAGTACAAGTAAAACAATATCGTCATCTAAAAATTTACCAGCAAATAAACCATCAATTGCTAACATTCCTCAAAAATcaacgaataattttatttttcaatcaaacagTCACTTgacttttaaaagaaattcaagTATCGAGAATTTAAATTCAACTCAAACcataatttgtaataatgaaGCGAAAAATGTATCAAATGATTTATTGAAAGAAATTGAACGActtaaagatgaaaataaaaaactttcggAAAAGTTTATCACAAAAGAAGGCGAG GTAACAATTTTACGAAATCAATTGAAACAAACACAGAAAACAATTGATACTATACGAATTGAAAAAATGCAATCATTggaaaaacagaaaattgaaTGGTCTGAAAAAATATCGGCtttaaatactaatttaaattcTGCTAAATCTGAATTAGAAATTAAG AATTTGGAAGTGATGACATTAACAAATCGTTGCAGAAGTTTAGAAAGTGCtacagtgaaaaaaattaatattttatcacaatCACAAGCTGATAATGGATATCGACAAAACGATGATTTTTCGTCACGATTTAATGCATCATTCACTGGCAATAGTAATATCAGAAGACATATATCACTCAGTACAAAGTCTATTCAAACCCAAAACATAATGAAAGTATCACGTACGGATATGTTTAcat TTTATCCTCTAAGAAAAGAAATACCGGAAGATATTTTTAGATTACATCCAAACATAAGaatattaaatgataataataatgtaaatattcaaAGCTCGAAGGAAGATCATGAAGTTGGTAAataa
- the LOC123305669 gene encoding gastrula zinc finger protein XlCGF52.1-like, translated as MEDNIKIEKELNIELVTVKEEIFEDNDPMIPELVIKEEILEESDTKIKEEILEENVLNEYERSHFNEDFSTVKHDNIKLENTGIIKDEILDENDLEDQQILAKEELYKCNVCGKTFTQQTSFIRHNLIFHHSVQRPFSCEACDMGFFRESDFIRHKQIHIEEKPFSCELCDKTFNHHGNLIAHIRTHTGEKPFSCEICGKKFARNSHVTIHRRTHTGERPFSCEFCDKTFTRHNSLNEHKRMHTGEGLFPCDVCNKKYTLKKSLIRHQIIHTGEKPFSCDICDRIFARKYDLFKHQVTHNREQKFECDVCGKTFTRQTSLNIHKRTHTGEGLFQCDVCDKTFTRKYDLIKHKIIHTGEKPFSCDVCDKKFARNDDLIKHRVIHTGEKSFSCEHCDKTFTWRNQLTRHKLIHSGEKDVLY; from the coding sequence ATGGAagataacattaaaattgaaaaagaattaaatatagaattagtaacagttaaagaagaaatatttgaaGATAATGACCCAATGATACCAGAATTagtaattaaagaagaaatacttGAAGAAAGTGACACAAAGATAAAAGAAGAAATACTTGAAGAAAATGTTCTAAACGAATATGAAAGAAGTCATTTTAATGAAGACTTTTCGACGGTCAAACACGacaatattaaacttgaaaatacaGGAATAATAAAGGatgaaatattagatgaaaatGATTTGGAAGATCAACAAATTCTCGCTAAAGAAGAACTTTATAAATGTAATGTTTGCGGTAAAACATTTACACAGCAAACTAGTTTCATTCGACATAATCTAATATTTCATCATAGTGTACAAAGACCATTTTCCTGTGAAGCTTGTGATATGGGATTTTTTCGTGAAAGTGATTTTATTCGACATAAACAAATTCATATTGAAGAAAAGCCTTTTTCTTGTGAATTATGTGATAAAACCTTTAATCACCACGGAAATTTAATTGCACATATACGAActcacaccggagaaaaaccattttcatgtgaaatttgtggtaaaaaatttgCTCGAAATTCTCATGTGACTATACACAGGCGAACCCATACAGGAGAAAGACCGTTTTCAtgtgaattttgtgataaaacatttactcgacATAACAGTTTAAATGAACATAAACGAATGCATACAGGTGAAGGACTATTTCCATGTGatgtttgcaataaaaaatatactctgAAAAAGAGTTTAATTCGACATCAAATAATTCACACGGGGGAAAAGCCTTtctcatgtgatatttgtgatagAATATTCGCTCggaaatatgatttatttaaacatcAAGTAACTCATAATAGAGagcaaaaatttgaatgtgatgtTTGTGGTAAAACATTTACGCGACAAACCagtttaaatatacataaaagaaCCCACACTGGAGAAGGactttttcaatgtgatgtttgtgataaaacattcacTCGGAAATacgatttaataaaacataaaatcattcatactggagaaaaacctttttcatgcgatgtttgtgataaaaaatttgctcGAAATGATGATTTGATTAAACATAGAGTcattcacaccggagaaaaatctttttcatgtgaacattgtgataaaacatttacttggAGAAATCAATTGACTCGACATAAACTCATTCATAGTGGGGAGAAAGATGTATTATATTAA